The proteins below are encoded in one region of Pleuronectes platessa chromosome 14, fPlePla1.1, whole genome shotgun sequence:
- the crfb1 gene encoding cytokine receptor family member b1 isoform X2 produces MGSWTWHPTRVYGDKTNKQELNSTTTSLKLKLSNEPIYYLTVQAFYNQTSSPVTNKYRFSPYRDTTIGPPEVSLAGCGNCIQINITLPEADRSSGIDDIQKFYYSHFRIVCTRGEKVVGTYIIQNRSSTLHNLNRGEEYCVQVHTEINLNKNTEPSSWKCIFTSTVEQRKDPVVLGVVAVLLILFVGVSLTIMSCLYYTGFLCKLKDLPTVLMALVQGYTLTPEETIPDPVSINSQMEKQRQHNEPTGQFHAMGNEDEDEDEEDEEEEQINIYMDRAARCSTGESLCLGSGNMLMQREPASAADCGSLTERLSAEVELSDAELDDGVTLVGLDEDLVKAAGTKVSIGPEESHMRLQGHVTGGEVEEKEDEMKKENVFDSSGDVNLFSVTLAALIVGEEEEEEHNKNEPFSNFLKLPDPEPLQSLSNTDSQTQSDDQTTVGLMKETHVDFTVTGYEGMRRNTSGCINTQHEEKQEGEEDDEKNCEYIAHK; encoded by the exons GGTCTATGgggacaaaacaaataaacaggaacTGAACTCAACGACAACATCATTAAAGCTGAAGCTAAGCAACGAACCCATTTATTACCTGACTGTCCAGGCATTCTACAACCAAACCTCGTCTCCTGTGACCAACAAATACCGTTTCAGCCCTTACAGAGACA CCACAATAGGTCCTCCAGAAGTCTCTCTTGCTGGATGTGGCAACTGCATACAAATCAACATCACCTTGCCAGAGGCTGACAGGAGCTCAGGAATTGATGATATTCAGAAATTCTACTATTCCCATTTCAGAATTGTTTGCACGAGGGGAGAAAAAGTAGTG GGGACCTACATCATACAAAACAGGAGTTCTACTCTTCATAACCTTAACAGAGGTGAGGAGTACtgtgtacaagtacacacagagATTAACTTAAACAAAAACACGGAGCCATCCTCTTGGAAATGCATCTTCACCAGCACCGTGGAACAGCGAAAAG aCCCTGTTGTTTTAGGTGTAGTTGCTGTTCTTCTGATATTATTTGTAGGTGTCTCCTTAACCATCATGTCCTGCCTGTACTACACTGGATTCCTTTGTAAACTGAAGGATCTGCCTACAGTACTA ATGGCTCTTGTCCAAGGCTACACCCTTACACCAGAGGAAACAATCCCAGACCCAGTCTCCATTAACTCACAGATGGAGAAACAGAGGCAGCACAACGAGCCCACAGGGCAATTTCATGCCATGGgaaatgaggatgaagatgaggacgaggaggacgaggaagaggaacagATAAACATATACATGGACCGAGCTGCACGGTGTTCCACGGGTGAAAGTTTGTGCTTGGGTTCTGGCAACATGTTGATGCAGAGGGAgccagcttcagcagcagactgtggGAGTTTGACAGAGAGGTTGTCAGCTGAGGTGGAGCTGTCAGATGCAGAGTTGGATGATGGGGTTACACTTGTGGGTCTAGATGAAGATTTGGTCAAAGCTGCAGGAACAAAGGTTTCTATCGGGCCTGAAGAGAGTCACATGAGACTCCAGGGACATGTCACAggtggggaggtggaggagaaggaggatgaGATGAAGAAAGAGAATGTGTTTGACAGCTCTGGCGATGTCAATCTGTTTTCGGTCACCCTTGCTGCACTGATTgtaggagaagaagaggaagaagaacacaaCAAAAATGAGCCTTTCTCAAACTTTCTGAAACTACCTGATCCAGAGCCTCTACAAAGTTTAAgcaacacagactcacaaactcAATCAGACGATCAGACAACTGTGGGGTTAATGAAAGAAACACATGTAGACTTTACTGTGACTGGGTATGAAGGCATGCGTAGAAACACTTCTGGCTGCATCAATACGCAAcatgaagagaaacaagagggagaggaggacgaTGAAAAAAACTGTGAATATATTGCACACAAGTGA